One Setaria italica strain Yugu1 chromosome I, Setaria_italica_v2.0, whole genome shotgun sequence DNA window includes the following coding sequences:
- the LOC101761534 gene encoding probable phospholipase A2 homolog 1: protein MSKPRRPLLLAVLLAAAAILASASSKPQPPPCSRSCAALNCDSVGIRYGKYCGVGWSGCDGEEPCDDLDACCRDHDHCVDKKGLMSVKCHEKFKNCMRKVKKAGKVGFSVKCPYEMAMATMTQGMDMAIMLSQLGSHKLEL, encoded by the exons ATGTCGAAACCGCGACGCccactcctcctcgccgtcctcctcgccgccgccgccatcctcgccTCCGCTTCCTCAAAGCCGCAGCCGCCTCCGTGCAGCCGCTCGTGCGCGGCTCTCAATTGCGACT CCGTGGGGATCCGCTACGGCAAGTACTGCGGCGTGGGCTGGAGTGGCTGCGACGGGGAGGAGCCCTGCGACGACCTCGACGCCTGCTGCCGCGACCACGACCACTGCGTCGACAAGAAAG GTCTGATGAGCGTGAAATGCCATGAGAAGTTCAAAAACTGCATGAGGAAAGTGAAAAAGGCGGGCAAGGTTGGCTTCTCTGTGAAATGCCCGTATGAGATGGCTATGGCAACAATGACTCAAGGAATGGACATGGCCATCATGCTCAGCCAGTTGGGCAGCCACAAGCTTGAACTCTAG
- the LOC101763712 gene encoding calcium-dependent protein kinase 6 produces the protein MGNSCRGSFTPTYTSTTADEYKRGSSRSFVTSSSATSLLSAASSSSAAAGSRAVGSMRGGHQQQLSSPTAVLGHATPPLRELYAVGRKLGQGQFGTTYLCTELATGTALACKSIAKRKLLTPEDVDDVRREIHIMHHLAGHASVVTIKGAYEDPLYVHIVMELCEGGELFDRIVDRGYFSERKAAEIARVIVGVVEACHSLGVMHRDLKPENFLLLKNNDGKDGDGDEAELKAIDFGLSVFFKPGQVFTDVVGSPYYVAPEVLCKHYGPEADVWTAGVIIYILLSGVPPFWAETQQGIFDAVLRGTIDFDSEPWPAISDSAKDLIRRMLRSPPAERLTAHQVLCHPWICENGVAPDRPLDPAVLSRLKHFSAMNRLKKMALRVIAQSLSDEELAGLKEMFKAMDTDASGAITFDELKEGLRRHGSNLRESEVRDLMDAADVDRSGTIDYDEFIAATVHMSKLDREEHLLAAFAYFDKDGSGYITVDELEQACRDHNMADVGIDDIIREVDQDNDGRIDYGEFVAMMKKGIIGHGRLTMRHNSDGSVLHGACTTMDPCL, from the coding sequence ATGGGCAACTCGTGCCGCGGCTCCTTCACGCCCACCTACACATCCACGACGGCCGACGAGTACAAGCGCGGCAGCTCCCGGTCCTTTGTCACGTCGTCGTCGGCCACCTCCCTCCTctcggcggcgagcagcagcagcgccgcagCAGGTAGCCGTGCGGTCGGCAGCATGCGCGGCGGTCACCAGCAGCAGCTGTCGTCCCCCACGGCCGTGCTGGGgcacgccacgccgccgctgcgcgAGCTCTACGCCGTGGGGCGCAAGCTCGGGCAGGGCCAGTTCGGCACCACCTACCTGTGCACGGAGCTCGCCACCGGCACCGCGCTGGCCTGCAAGTCCATCGCCAAGCGCAAGCTGCTCACCCCTGAGGACGTCGACGACGTCCGCCGCGAGATCCATATCATGCACcacctcgccggccacgccagCGTCGTCACCATCAAGGGCGCCTACGAGGACCCGCTCTACGTCCACATCGTCATGGAGCTCTGCGAGGGTGGCGAGCTCTTCGACCGCATCGTCGACCGCGGCTACTTCTCCGAGCGCAAGGCCGCCGAGATCGCGCGCGTCAtcgtcggcgtcgtcgaggCCTGCCACTCCCTCGGGGTCATGCACCGGGACCTCAAGCCCGAGAACTTCCTGCTGCTCAAGAACAACGACGGcaaggacggcgacggcgacgaggcggagctcAAGGCCATCGACTTCGGCCTCTCCGTCTTCTTTAAGCCGGGGCAGGTCTTCACCGACGTCGTGGGCTCCCCCTACTACGTCGCCCCCGAGGTGCTCTGCAAGCACTACGGCCCCGAGGCCGACGTGTGGACGGCGGGGGTCATCATCTACATCCTCCTCAGCGGGGTGCCGCCCTTCTGGGCCGAGACGCAGCAGGGCATCTTCGACGCCGTCCTCCGGGGTACCATCGACTTCGACTCCGAGCCATGGCCCGCCATCTCCGACAGCGCCAAAGACCTCATCCGCCGCATGCTGCGCTCGCCCCCCGCCGAACGCCTCACCGCGCACCAGGTCCTCTGCCACCCGTGGATCTGCGAGAACGGCGTCGCCCCGGACAGGCCCCTCGACCCCGCCGTCCTCTCCAGGCTCAAGCACTTCTCCGCCATGAACCGCCTCAAGAAGATGGCGCTCCGGGTCATCGCCCAGAGCCTCTCCGACGAGGAGCTCGCGGGGCTCAAGGAGATGTTCAAGGCCATGGACACAGACGCCAGCggcgccatcaccttcgacgaGCTCAAGGAGGGCCTGCGCCGCCACGGCTCCAACCTGCGCGAGAGCGAGGTCCGGGACCTCATGGacgccgccgacgtcgaccGCAGCGGCACCATCGACTACGACGAGTtcatcgccgccaccgtccaCATGAGCAAGCTCGACCGCGAGGAGCACCTGCTCGCCGCGTTCGCCTACTTCGACAAGGACGGCAGCGGTTACATCACCGTCGACGAGCTCGAGCAGGCCTGCAGGGACCACAACATGGCCGACGTCGGCATCGACGACATCATCAGGGAGGTCGACCAGGACAACGACGGCCGCATCGACTACGGCGAGTTCGTCGCAATGATGAAGAAGGGCATCATCGGGCACGGCAGGCTCACAATGAGGCACAACTCCGACGGCAGCGTCCTGCACGGCGCCTGCACAACCATGGATCCATGTCTTTAA
- the LOC101761148 gene encoding LOW QUALITY PROTEIN: homoserine kinase (The sequence of the model RefSeq protein was modified relative to this genomic sequence to represent the inferred CDS: deleted 2 bases in 2 codons), which produces MAAAAAATSTPSSFPSTRRERARARASSWALRPSLVSPRSRALRVNAAAQDPAPAFQSVTAFAPATVANLGPGFDFLGCAVADASLSLGDTVIATLDPTLPPGTVSIASVTSPSRPHLAARLSKDPLRNCAGVAAIAALRALGVRSHAVSIHLTKGVPLGSGLGSSAASAAAAAKAVDALFGSRLSRDDLVLAGLESEKAVSGFHADNIAPAILGGFVLVRSYDPFHLVPLASPPALRLHFVLVTPDFEAPTSKMRAALPKDVLVQHHVRNSSQAAALVAAVLQGDAGLIGSAMSSDAIVEPTRAPLIPGMAAVKAAALQAGALGCTISGAGPTAVAVIDGEDKGEEVARRMVDAFWSAGNLKATATVAQLDRLGARVISTAALH; this is translated from the exons atggcggcggcggcggcggcgacctccacgccctcctccttcccctccaccCGCAGGGAAAGGGCCAGGGCCAGGGCCAGTTCCTGGGCCCTCCGCCCTTCCCTCGTCTCTCCCCGCTCCCGAGCTCTCAGGGTCAACGCCGCCGCCCAGGACCCCGCCCCGGCCTTCCAGTCCGTCACGGCATTCGCGCCAGCCACCGTCGCCAACCTCGGCCCGGGCTTCGACTTCCTCGGAtgcgccgtcgccgacgcctccctctccctcggcgACACCGTCATCGCCACCCTCGACCCCACCCTGCCCCCCGGCACCGTCTCCATCGCCTCCGTCACCTCCCCGTCCCGcccccacctcgccgcccgcctctCCAAGGACCCGCTCCGCAACTGCGCCGGggtcgccgccatcgccgcgctCCGCGCCCTCGGCGTCCGCTCC CacgccgtctccatccaccTCACTAAGGGCGTGCCCCTCGGCTCCGGCCTCggctcctccgcggcctccgccgcagccgccgcc aagGCCGTCGACGCCCTCTTCGGCTCGCGCCTCTCCCGCGACGAcctcgtcctcgccggcctcgaGTCCGAGAAGGCCGTCAGCGGCTTCCACGCCGACAACATCGCGCCCGCCATCCTCGGAGGCTTCGTCCTCGTCCGCAGCTACGACCCCTTCCACCTCGTCCCGCTTGCCTCCCCGCccgccctccgcctccactTCGTCCTCGTCACCCCCGACTTCGAGGCGCCCACCAGCAAGATGCGCGCCGCCCTGCCCAAGGACGTGCTCGTCCAACACCACGTCCGCAACTCCAGCCaggccgccgcgctcgtcgccgccgtcctgcaaGGGGACGCCGGCCTCATCGGCTCCGCCATGTCCTCCGACGCCATCGTCGAGCCCACCAGGGCGCCCCTCATACCTGGCATGGCCGCCGTCAAGGCCGCGGCGCTGCAAGCAGGGGCGCTGGGATGCACCATCAGCGGCGCGGGGCCCACCGCGGTGGCCGTCATCGACGGCGAGGACAAGGGGGAGGAGGTTGCGCGCAGGATGGTCGACGCCTTCTGGAGCGCAGGCAACCTCAAGGCAACAGCAACCGTCGCTCAGCTCGATAGGCTCGGCGCCAGGGTCATCTCCACAGCTGCTCTCCACTAG